Genomic DNA from Salvia miltiorrhiza cultivar Shanhuang (shh) chromosome 1, IMPLAD_Smil_shh, whole genome shotgun sequence:
caccccccgggtcctccatgctccgcgcagaggttgtccttaatcgtaagccacgaaagctggtcgcaccccccgggttttccacgctccgtgcagggtgttttttcaattgtaagccgcgaaagttggtcgtgccatccgggccttccatgctccgcgcagaggtggcacataatcgtaagccgcgaaagttggttacaccccccgggtcctccatgctccgcgcagaggttgtccttaaccgtaagccacgaaagctggtcgcaccccccgggttttccatgctccgtgcagggggttactatttaatcgtaagccgtgaaagttggtcgtgccacccgggccttccatgctccacgcagagggttactatttaatcgtaagccgtgaaagttggtcgtgccacccgggccttccatgctccacgcagagggttactatttaatcgtaagccgtgaaagttggtcgtgccacccgggccttccatgctccacgcagagggttactatttaatcgtaagccgtgaaagttggtcgtgccaacccgggccttccatgctccacgcagagggttactatttaatcgtaagccgcgaaagttggtcgtgccatccgggccatccatgctccgcgcagagggttactatctaatcgtaagccgcgaaagttggttgcacctcccgggtcctccatgctccgcgcagagggttactatttaatcgtaagccgcgaaagttggttgcaccccccgggtcttccatgctccgcgcagagtgctcaagcttggatgggaagcagcttggatgggaagcagcgaggatgggaagcagcttggatgggaagcacgaaatcgctaacaaagaaattaatcaaatcctcgtcagaggaggcggtgacatcctttccagaggaatcaaccaaatcctcgtcagaggaggcggtaaaatcctttccagaagaatcaaccaaatcctcgtcagaggaggcggtgaaatcctttccagaggaatcaaccaaatcctcgccagaggaggcgaTGAAATCCCTTCCGAGGGAAACCAACCAAATCCTCGTTAGAGGAGGCGgtaaaatcctttccagaagaatcaaccaaatcctcgtcagaggaggcggtgaaatcctttccagaggaatcaaccaaatcctcgccagaggaggcggtgaaatcccttCCGGgggaaatcaaccaaatcctcgtcagaggaggcggtgaaatcctttctagaggaatcaaccaaatcctcgccagaggaggcgaTGAAATCCCTTCCGAGGGAAACCAACcaaatcctcgacagaggaggcggtaaaatcctttccagaagaatcaaccaaatcctcgtcagaggaggcggtgaaatcctttccagaggaatcaaccaaatcctcgccagaggaggcggtgaaatcccttCCGGgggaaatcaaccaaatcctcgtcagaggaggcggtgaaatcctttccagaagagTCAACCGAAGTTCCTGCCAGAAGAATCAACAGAACCCCCACAGCGGAAATCAGAGAAATCTCGaaggagaaaatcaaagaaacacTGACAACAAGCATGATGAGCCAAACTAAGCCAAGCACAGATTCAACATGAACGTGAAAGCAacaaaaacaacacaagtaatgAAAGGGAAAAAGCAACACAAGCAGGGAAGAAATTTCATATAAACAGGCCGAGAAGGTGTAGTTGCATATCAAAAACGGGAGGTAAATGTTAAGTTCATACAgaccaaaaaattacaaaaattttattaactCAGGCAGGAGGAACGGAAGCATCTCTATCAATGACAGAAGGGGCAGGAGCAGAGGCAGATGAAACCGGGGGAGGAACACCACTCGTAGAGACTTGGCCAGAAACGGCTCCCTCTACGAACACGGGCAACATGCCAGCTTCCTTCACCGCGGGAAGACGGACCCTCAAGTCCACCAATTTCACAGCTTCTTGTACAAACGTTTTTTCATCTCGATACAGGGAAAAAAGCTGATCCATCTcagaggaggaggaagcggaATCTTCAGAAATGGAGgccgccaaatcagagggcagAGGAGGCACCACACCATACTGGGAAAAACTCCGGGTACTTTTGTTGgtgggatcccgcagccggttcacaaagcccgCCAGGGAAGCAGAGATAACAGGCGCATACAATGGAGCGGAGGGCACTGAAGCAGACCCAACCCCAAAGGCGAAATAGGGAATGGCcctctccagcactggataccaccattcTGGTTTTTTCGGAGAattcgcagggatccccatcagcttatttatttcctcatcattgaggttatccatcagggcaTGCAAATCCAGGGTAGCGAGCTGCTCCGAGGTCGCCCCTGCCATTTCTAACGCCTTGGAGGCGGACTGCTGTATCACATAGGCAAAGAGGGGTCCGAAATCCTCTAGGTATTCTTGAGTCCGCTTGAAGGCCGCCAAggtgccttccagcatcaaccccagaaagtgttgaccctgcggagacaagaaatactccaggcgctGATCTCGCGCCCCCAGGACGTAGGCACGATTCTGCGCTTCCACGGGCGTCTTCTTCCAATCACGCCGAGTCGCCTTGTAGGCTTCCTCATATCCAGCCTTGAACCTAGCCAGGTTCTCATTACTTTCCTTGGTTACCCTTGTTAATTCAGAAACCAGGGAGGACTTCTCCACTTCCGATTGGGCCAGCTGGGCCTTCAACTCAGCAATCTCTGCCTCAGCCTTACTCAGACGTTCAACCACCCCAgcgacatcatcatcacgcttggcgatgtccgcctgttccttctctctttctttttctgacATATCATAGTCATGAATGCACTTAACAGCTCCCCACATCCGagcctccacctgcaagaagACAAAAAGGATTCCGACAGAACAATAAAGAGGTTAGTAATTTCGTTTTTACTATGATAAAAGGTATAAAAAGTaaggtacctgaagagccaactggcacAACTGAGTAACTAAAACCCCCCGGGTTAGCttctccactttctcctggtccttggaatggacacgagctatcGAGGCATCGACTAACGCCTGCCCCGACagactcgaaatcggcccaggaacaacaTCCTCTGGTTCTTCAGCAGAggccacagctttgcccttgcCTTTTCCACCAGCAGAAGGGAGGGTCTTCAATCCACCGGCAGACTTCTTCGCCGGTTCCTTACCCTTTCCCCCGGTGGAAGGGAGGACCTTCGAACCACCAGTGGACTTCTTCGCTGGCTCCTTAGACTGACCGGCCTTCTTCAGGCCTTCTTGTTTCTCCTTCTCCCCCACGGAGATCAGGGAacccctcttccttttctttgaAAGTTCAGTCAGGGTGACACCGGGGACCGAGTCAGGTGAAGGAACTTCATCAGTAATATCCACAATCTGGATATCCCTTTCACAGGTGCCAGAAGCACCATCAGTACTGGGACGCATGCTCCTACGAACAAGGGCGCCTGCATCAACCTCTTCTACATCAAAGGGGGggaggcttccacattcccctctgggacTTCTACCGCAGGAGGGAGGGCGACCAGCTCGGCCCCAATTGGCTGTTCTGAGGGGCCTGTTCCAGAAGCAGAACCCCCGGCACCATGCTCCCCGCTACGAGCGGGAGAAGCAATGgcaggcaaattgtccccacatttctttctccaagacatgtctgcaatTTAAAACGCTACATCATTAGCATCCgggtaacaaaagttaatatatgtttctaatttatattttttacctatcgatttctttggatataggGGAAATAGATCATTGTGTGCCAGAGCCGAATTGTTCTCAACAAGATATTTACAGTCTAAGGGCTGGGCCTCGttcatagcattaagatgaGCTATAATACTCAGATCACGGGTTGAGGGGGCGTCGGaagaggctggtttataagtagtACAAGGGTTATGCCACTCCAGTTCCGAAATATGATAATCGCGCCAAGTGCCGAagagggtgcgcacataacaataatagcTCAGAAAGCCCTTATCAAGGGAATTTAGAGAGGAAAGAAAGGTAGTAGGATATTTGGGAAGACCAGCAAAACTATacaggggactgccctgcatgcgaAGAGATTGGGTTTGACAGAACAGTTTGGCGGTatccccaacaccgtgagctCGACATAGAATatggaaggcatataacctTCGGATAGCAGAGGGGGTGACTTGAAAGAAAGGGATGCGAAAATGGTTACAAACATCAACCAGAAGGGTAGGAGGAGGGAGCCTTAGGCCAGCATCTATTTGGGCTTTCCAGATGACTATCACCTTGGGATGGCGAAGGCTTTCGGGGGGTGTTGAATCTTTGGAGAAGGCTTCAAATTTTAAACCTTCGGGGTGTCGGCATTTACTCTTCAGTTTCTCCACCGCTGCGACACCAAGACAGGATTCAGGAACACGCTTGGGAGGCTGGGGCGTCTTTCGGGTTCTCTTTTTAGATGGAGAGGGACTCGGAGTAGCTTGGGAATTGTGAGAGAAAGAGGAGGAAGGAAGGTTTTCGAGTTCCTGGGGTTGGGGAGAAGAAGATAAAGAATTTTGAGGAGAAGGCGAGCGCGAGGGTTGGGGAGCGGAAGTAGAGGCCATTGTCGGAAAATTTcaaatcctagggtttctaaacacactcaatcagagcaccaacaaatttCGAAACTACTTGTACCAAGCACAAAActgcagaagaagaagaagatgcgCGAATTACCTAGACCAGAGAAAGATTGATGataaaacctggagcggaagggtcaCAGGAGAATACGCCGGAACAGGAAGTgaatcgccggaaaatgcaggAAAAAGAGTTcgaaaacttggagaagaagaatagtgaaagatgggagttcgaatcgactaagtaaaaatatacgcgggcaactaccaacatgtgggatgaacgacacgtggcatacggaaataAATCGACGGCTAAAAATCCCTACGGAAAGGCGAAAAGACGCAAAGgctaaaaagtaacctcggggtacgggaaaaagcactgtagatcgggcaggcatttaatgcaggtgacgtcatccatgcgggcgaatcctctgactagttgcactattccaaaagtgaactagccagaccaggggggaGTGACAAAAACACCAGAGAGCAACTTACAGGACTTACCTTTATTTTCGTAAAATATTAGAGTGTTTATATCTGCATGATCTGCAGGGATCAGGGAAAACATCATAGCACCAGCTTTAACAATACTAcaatggttgaacacgaagaatacccggttcaaccagactagaggggggagtggttgatgaggagtaatatgtgcagagtagggaaagaatataaatcagaggaatcgaccccacTGGCGGGACGAATATGGCAGAAGAGATACACTTAAAGTCAccatcatcagagaagtcatccccctcagagaagtcaccatcgccagagaagtcctccacgccagagaagtcatccacgtcagagaagtcctccatgccagagaagtcatccatgtcagagaagtcctccatgccTGGGAAGTCATCCGTGCCAGAGAGATCGCCTCTTTCAGAAGGATTGCCAAAGATGCGGAGGATTTTCCCgcgtgaagatgaaattcctgatataccCTTCGACCACGCCAAGTGCATGCGCTGACAccaattttactattttacccttcccTGTACCCTATAAATAGACCTTAGCTCGTGTATGACAATTACGCTAGCATTTGCTCTTGAATACTACAGTTATATTTTGCTCTCGTGCTTGATTCTCCAATTGTCAGTTCATCCCTTCCGATCAACgttactaggtatagtttacgcCTTTCATtccgtagtttaggtgttggtttcattaaacaccaaaatatattatatcttaTCTCATACCACGTACCAAACGAACTCGAAGAGTGTTAATGTTTTTCATTAATATTTATGTTATATACAATTGACATAAAAATCAGTTACATAAATTTCACCCATTAAACTTAGATCAAGTGGAATGAATTGTTGCGACTTGTTCAACCCGCTTAGTAATCCAATTCAAATGGGCTTACTATTCATATCTGCCCACTTATGAAAATATTGCACTATTCTAATTATTGCTACATCGTCTTTTTTGGCAACGAGCTTATTCAAAACAACTCCAAAAATTCATTTTAATATGGATTAATGATAGGTGTAGACTAACTtggacaatttttttatttatttgtttacgttcatttttttagaatccttaattttgcaattttttacAACTATACTTAATCTTGTAGACGAAATTTAGAAATTAATCACAGTTATTAATAGTATTACCCTAAAATAGAATCAGAATTCTTGTCTTAAGACTTAAGAGTTTGTAACATAAATACAGCCCTTCCAAAAAAATACAGCCCTCTAGAAATCTAGAATATCACcatttacaaaaaaatgttTTACAAGGCCCAAATTAAAGTTGGCCCATTTCATCTTCCCGCATTGCACTTCAACATATGATGTTTCACACCAAAATATATCCAagcataaatttattttcaactgtgtgtgtgtgtgtgtgagagagagagagagagagagagagattgattgattgattaataTTGCAGGTGCAGAAAATTTAATTATGGGGAgctattttttcatattttgtacTAGTATatgaatatagaaaaaaaaagggaTATCTTCTAATCAGACATGTTATGGCTACCAACAATTAACATCTATTggtataacaaaaataattcaaaaaaataaaaataagtaataatCTTGAATTGAACCTAGTACTTTTTTTGTGTGCTGTATTTTGCTTTAAATACTGTCATTCAAGTATTTCGATGGTTTCAAATCTAGAACATCTACTGTGGACTAGAGCATTTTTAAACGTATGAAATTCACGCCTCGTGCTGCAAACTGTGCTTACTTATTGAGCATTCTTTATTAAAAATtggagtaaaaaaaatactgtttttaaaataattaaataacactGTGGCAACGTGAAAAATAAACCAGGAAAAGTCGTAGCTAATTATAGAGAAGTTAGGATTTTGTCACCACCCCTCAACCACAAAACATTTAGCATAAAACATCaaatcacatatatatatatatatatatatatataatgattgaAATTAGCTCTTTACCTTACATAtatgaacaaaaatatatacacattacCAACAGCAGTTACACGTCACTACCCATGCAAACATCCATTCGTCCCCAAATCAGCTGTGTTATTCAAGGTTTAAatatgttactccctccgtcccgctaaagttggcaacattcgtttcggcacggagattaagaaattgagtgttatatgttttaatagagtgtggcctacaattgttgaccaaattagtgagtaattgttgacttaattaaagtaattttggcatttttaaaaAGTGGcatacaattgttgaccaaattagtgagtaattgttgacttaattaaagtaaacttttgccatttttagaaagtggccaactttagtgggacacccaaaatagaaatgttgccaactttaatgggaccgAGGGAGTacaactcaaaaaaaaattgaattcgTAAATATAACATTATAAGTTTGAACAAGGATGCACGCAGAAGAATAATTTAGAGAAActaaaattgtaaatttgtaGCGAGAAGAGAtgttaaaatgaaaaatttctACGAAAATATGGGCACAAAAAGTTAATGCAACGCAAAAATCAAGTTTCTGCACTGAGTCACACATGGTAGACCCCTTTTTCTTTCACTTCAATTTAATCAGTGGGTCTCTTTGAAAACaacaattgaaaattatatGTCACAATTATGAATTACTactattttgtttattttttgccTTCTTTCTACTAATATGGGGAAAGCATATCCATAATAATTCTAGCGTTCGTCTttacttttgttttctatttttggcGCAACGCAACATccatttttgttttattattatctCGATGAGTTGTCTTTAATTGGAAAATAGCGATAAACCCAAATGAGGAGGTCAGCTCTTCTTTGTCAATCTCATATTTGAATTCATTCCTTTAATactaaaaatgtaaaaatatttaacaaaataaGTAAATTTCAATCAAAAAACAAATTAATGTGCATACACACACCCATTGCACCCAGTTTTCCATGTGTTCTCTGAGGTGGCAGACTTTGTCTTTTGCGACTCcgatatttattatattttattaatcaaataTTACTTCCATTCTTCTTTACACATACAACTATGTATACAAACACACTACCGAATAATAAACTCCAAACATTCTATCAAAAAAAAAGCCCACCAAACATCATTTATTGACACACTAATTTTTCTTCATATTGGAGCATCAAAAATTCTAAATAGAAACTACAATTCATCTTTCATCTATTAGATCACTCACAGATATACCTAAAATAATGATGTAATAACTGAAatgtttctttattctttttaGATGGAAAATCGAGGAATTAAAATTTGAACAGAGGATCCCAAATATCACTAAGTTTTAAGGGTATGGAGAAAAGATATTTTAGCAACAAAAGTAGCAAAGAAGAGATTGGTGAAGAAGAAAAGTGAGATGGAACTAATTCCAAAATTCTTTCATCACCGCTAAAGGTGTTTGATCGTTCCCTAAAAGGTAGATTCGTATATTCCAAGGACGTGTTTGGCAAAGaccaaaaacagaaaagttTGGTGGCATTTTGGATGGACCACAAAGAAAAATATCGGAGACGAAGAATCTGTAGCAAAGCCAAAGCCTACCACCTATGTTCAAGTCTCATGTGATATGTCTTAAAAACTTCAACCATTCAATTACTCATCAACTACGTGTTGCATCCATCAAACTTCCTTCACAGTAAAAAACTTGCCATTGTAATGAATTATTCACAACTATAAGCCGTAGCACCGGAGATCAAAACGTAATTATGCACAAGGGTAAAAATGACCACGAGATACCTTGATCGTTTAGGGGAGTTGCAGAATTTACAGAGTATATATGTGCGGAGGAGGCGTTCACGCGCTGTGGTTGATGTTGGCAGCTCTGTTCAGTCTCTCAAGAATTGCATTGGCCTTCCTCTTGGTCCTAGAAGTGCCGTCTTCAGCCAGCTGAGATAGTGTGCGATGCTCACGCTcctcctctctcatctccctccaCATGCTCCGGTTACTATAGCAGAGCGTGTGCAGGATGGCCACGCAGTTCTCCTTATTGCGTGGACAGGTGGACTCCCTTATGATGCTGAGCAAGGTGGGGACTGCATTGAGCTCGATCATCTGCTCAATCGCCTTCTGGTTGGTCGAAAGCATTGCAAGAATCGACAGCAGCTCATCAACCTGCATTCTGTCCTCGATTTTCTTCATGATAACTCTAACCGCACCTTCACTCACTGCTCTCGCCTTATTCTCAAGGAGAATGCACATGCTGAAGATCGCAGAAGCGGCGTCTTTCATTCCTATATCATGCCCTTCATCCAATAGTGTGATGAGGGGTCCCAAGGCACCCGACCTCCCAATCATCTCCTTGTTTGAGTCGAGGGCGCATAACGTGAAAAGGGCTGCAGCTGCATTGCTCCTTATCTGCGCAGTCCCTGACGTCACTGCATTCTTCAGAATAGGAATCACGGTAGGCGTCTCTGCAACGCGCTTCTTGTTGTTGTCGTGGATGGAGATGTTCAAGATCGTCGTGATGATGTCTTCCTGCAGATCTGGATGATCCTGGATGTTGGGTTGAGCGAATGGAGCCACCAGCTGTGACACAGCATTCTCACGGTCAGCAAATAACACCCGGATTGAAGGCGTTCGTTTTGTCAGTTGGCGCAATTTTTTAGCAGCTTCCTTCTGTTCAAACAATGTGGATGACATCTTCTCCAGCAGAGATTTGAATGCCTCTTGGTCTTCCTCAGAGTAGGCCTCCTCGTCATTATACTTGCACTCTGGCAGCTCGATCCCACGAATCTTGCACCAATTCGTTATCATTTCACGGATCAAGTGGTTCGGTATGAGAACTGTGTGTGACAGCACCTGCTCAGTTTTAGGGCATGTCCTCTTCCCAGATTTAAGCCAGTTTTGAATGAAGGGACGATCATATGTCTGCGGAAATTCGAGCATTCATCAAGAAACAACACTCAGATCTCGACATTCAAGAAAACGCaacaagaaaaaataaattaaaaccaaCCAAAGATTCATGGAAACAGATTTAAGCCAGTTTTGGGTGAAGGGACGATCATATGTCTGCCAGAATTCAACCATTCATCAAGAACCAACACTCACATATCCACATTCAAGAAAATGCAaccaggaaaaaaaaaaaaaaaaaaaaaaaaaaaaaaaagattcataGAAACGGATCTTCTACAAGTTCAACGCCCCATTCTTGACAAATTTCAAGGCAACTTTATTATAAAATCTAACAGAAACGTTcagatatattttattaatcccACCAAGAAATGAGGGAACAGAGAAATTACAGTAGGAGAAAAACAAATATATCTGGAAAACATCACAGAATTAAAAGATCAACTAGAGTCTAGGGCAATATGCTTTCATTGCTAATAAATTTTAAGGCGAATTCATTAAGAATCGACATTCAATAAAACCTAACAGAAAAGTTCAAATATATTTGATTAATCCGACCAAGAAATTAGAAAGACAAATATATAAGATCAAGTAGGGCAATATGCTGATCTAGAAAATCAATGTGATCAATCTTAAAAATGAATCCAATCAACCCCATAGGAATTTCCATCTTTTTTCGATAATCAACATTTCAAACTCGATAACATAAACAACGCAATTCCAAAAAATTCCACAATTCTCGGAACCCAGAACAGAAACAAGAACACACACTAGCATACCATattttcacacacatacacacacaattCCAACCGAATCAAGTTGACAATCACAATCCAGAAACAAGAAGGGCCAAACTAAACGCCGCAACACAGACATTGACATACCATAATTTCACACACACACCACACAATTCCAACCTAATCAAGTTCATAATCATAACCCAAAAACAAGAAGACAGAGCATAATTTCACGCACACAATTCCAACCGAATCGAGTTGGCAATCCCAATCCAAAAACAAGAAGGGCTATGACACACACAATTCCAACCAAATCAAATGAACAATCGTAACTCAGAAACAAGATCACAATCATAATttcatagagagagagagagagagagtcgagaacGAACCACTCCGGTGGAAAGAATCACGGGATCCCTCATGAGTTTCTTGGAGAGCGGGCACTTGAACTCCTCCGGCACCGTGGCGGGGATGACATCCTGACGGCGGAGCTCCAAATCAGCCGTCTTCTTGAGCTTCAATTCCTTCAACAGCAAGAGCATTTGCTGCGCCCTATCGAGCGCCTCCAGATTGACGTCGTCCTCCTCCACAATCGCCCTCAACAGCTTCTGCAGCTCCTTCCTCAACTCCACGGCCTTGACCACCATCACCCGATCCCCTTCGAACACCCCGCTCTTGGCCATATCAACTCAGCCCTCCGCAACCCGCGGCATATGATTCACACAATTTTCTCACTGTGTCTGAGGAAAGCGGGGTTGTGTTGTGAGTGAAGTGTGGAATACGAATGAGAGAGTTAAGTGGTGGGTGATGGTTTTGGTTTTGGGGTTTTGTAGAGAAAGGCGTGGTCAtggacgagacgagacgagacgagacgaggaGCAGCCTGGGTTACGCAATCACTCATCCATGGCTGGACAGCTGGCAATCTACAACTCTTTATTCATGCacaattactaatttaattacgCCCTAATAACTAAATCAATTTACTACTACTaacttttttttactttttcttaattaattacattattttttttacttgaagAAGGACCGAGGAGGTCTCCACCTTTAATGTCCCAAAGGGACAATAACTTATTTATTCAGGggcttttctttttaataaattttaggatgataattaaaagaaattgaaTGAAATTGTGTCTCATAATATTATTCGTTTGAGATAATGAAgtgtaatttaattgataagaTATTTTCTCtgtaatttataaattgaaatttaagcGTATTTAAAGAACTTGATTATTGATGTGTGTGAATGgtaactaaaaaaatattacctaTTTATCCTTCAAAATTAGTTCTCTATTCATTTTTAGTATGTCTCATATTAGAGCATTCACACTAGATCTTTTAAAAGTAAtcctaattttaaatttgagctaaaataataaaaagtgagataaaatgatcatCCAACAGCAAAACAGATCACCTATATTAAgttgggcccacaaaaaaatttacacccccCAAATTTAATCCTTAATTTACAACCCCCTCCCtaaatctaatcctaaattcataaaatagataatgaaaaataaaagagttgttgtgtgcaattgtaaaataggggttaaaaataatttaggaaAGACTTTAGGAGTATTTTTAGGAGTAAAATTTTTGAGAAATgtattgtggatgctcttataattTACTTTCTTAATTTAAATTGTCTTCAAACTTTCTTTGACTTCATATATTGTGAAAATATGTGACGCaataaataaggataaaatagaacATTTCAAAATGGAGCACCTAAGTAGGATGGGGGAATACATGCTTAATTAAAACTAGTGATTTTTTGGCCTCCATACGTTGATGCACAACACGATTCGAAAGCAAGAGCTTTTGGAGTGGGGATTGTgattagagatgctgattgcgAGAAGAACTTCAGATTCTTCTAATCCAATGTTAGTGGAAGTTATGGCAGGAAACAACACCTTTGTCGTCTATACTGATTCACTCTTGGCAGCGCCAAATTCTGTAGCCCATACACTTGCGCATTATGCGCCTAGTTTAGAGTCACCTGTGGTTGATTTTTTAAGAATTGAAATACTTTGGAGACATTCAATTTCtccatattaaattaatttgagaCTCAACAAATTTAAATTCACATGAGATTAATTTATTATAGGGAGAGACCAAATTAATCTTACCTCCCACAATCCCAAAACTAAATATTGATTCAAATATATTTGATCAAACAACATATCATTAGGCTAAGTCCCGATAATGCACCAAATCTATGCGTATAGTTATCGTTAATTGTTAAATTTATTTCTGATATGATACACAGTAATAATGTTATAATGCAGTAGGTAAGTAATAGCATACATTGATGTATTTGT
This window encodes:
- the LOC131022909 gene encoding U-box domain-containing protein 9-like — protein: MAKSGVFEGDRVMVVKAVELRKELQKLLRAIVEEDDVNLEALDRAQQMLLLLKELKLKKTADLELRRQDVIPATVPEEFKCPLSKKLMRDPVILSTGVTYDRPFIQNWLKSGKRTCPKTEQVLSHTVLIPNHLIREMITNWCKIRGIELPECKYNDEEAYSEEDQEAFKSLLEKMSSTLFEQKEAAKKLRQLTKRTPSIRVLFADRENAVSQLVAPFAQPNIQDHPDLQEDIITTILNISIHDNNKKRVAETPTVIPILKNAVTSGTAQIRSNAAAALFTLCALDSNKEMIGRSGALGPLITLLDEGHDIGMKDAASAIFSMCILLENKARAVSEGAVRVIMKKIEDRMQVDELLSILAMLSTNQKAIEQMIELNAVPTLLSIIRESTCPRNKENCVAILHTLCYSNRSMWREMREEEREHRTLSQLAEDGTSRTKRKANAILERLNRAANINHSA